From one Nonomuraea polychroma genomic stretch:
- a CDS encoding sulfotransferase family protein, with product MRLPPHILVVNGIKVRRPVFLLGAPHSGTDLLARALKRAPGCHVTMGRPSVAHVVYAFARKPSIARTSGAVRVLRDALAESWQVLPGSCRQCAEPCREAGGVTGAGPCVDTGDITRFGDGSPDLIYSAPVLLQAFPDARFVQLIRDGRDVAADMLADPACLAWFRPAMLTEQTEFPNAFLGVNKDEHLDRWKAMPAAGKCALRWRGAVRLSAELRRTLPAEQLLTIRYEDLVLKPAQAVATLTEFLETRVPKVALYGHAAKSGSWRARLRPDDLELVEKVAREELKRLGYHQC from the coding sequence ATGCGACTTCCGCCCCACATCCTCGTGGTCAACGGCATCAAGGTCCGCCGGCCCGTCTTCCTGCTCGGAGCGCCGCATTCCGGCACGGACCTGCTGGCCCGCGCCCTCAAACGGGCGCCCGGCTGCCACGTGACGATGGGCCGCCCGAGCGTGGCGCACGTGGTCTACGCCTTCGCCCGCAAGCCGTCCATCGCCCGCACGTCCGGTGCCGTACGCGTCCTGCGCGACGCGCTCGCCGAGTCCTGGCAGGTGCTGCCCGGCTCCTGCCGGCAGTGCGCCGAGCCGTGCAGGGAGGCGGGCGGCGTCACCGGCGCCGGCCCGTGCGTGGACACCGGCGACATCACCCGGTTCGGCGACGGCAGCCCGGACCTGATCTACAGCGCCCCCGTGCTGCTGCAAGCGTTTCCCGACGCCCGTTTCGTGCAGCTCATCCGGGACGGCCGGGACGTCGCGGCCGACATGCTGGCCGATCCCGCGTGCCTGGCCTGGTTCCGGCCGGCGATGCTGACGGAGCAGACCGAGTTCCCCAACGCGTTCCTGGGCGTCAACAAGGACGAGCACCTCGACCGGTGGAAGGCCATGCCGGCGGCCGGCAAGTGCGCTCTGCGCTGGCGCGGCGCCGTGCGCCTGAGCGCCGAGCTGCGCAGGACGCTGCCCGCGGAGCAGCTGCTGACGATCCGCTACGAGGACCTGGTGCTCAAGCCGGCGCAGGCGGTGGCCACGCTCACCGAGTTCCTGGAGACGCGGGTGCCCAAGGTCGCGTTGTACGGGCACGCGGCCAAGAGCGGATCCTGGCGGGCCCGCCTGCGCCCGGACGACCTGGAGCTGGTGGAGAAGGTGGCCCGCGAGGAGCTCAAGCGGCTGGGCTATCACCAGTGCTGA
- a CDS encoding S66 peptidase family protein — MQQGDTVAIVSPSGPPDPVLLERGVQRLESLGLKVTVGAHALDRQELDYLAGGDAARAADLQAAWCDPAVSTVFCSRGGYGAARLLDLLDWDAMRGAGSKVLVGSSDITALHNAFAIELGVPTLHGPMAACEVLAGERGPEPSSWESLQAALSGTPAPVRGDRVLAPGRAEGVLSGGNLSLLASMCGTRWQPSFAGKIAFLEDIGEEPYRIDRMLTQLLQAGAFDGVRGIALGSWVDCGDPYPVLHDRLGPLGVPVLAGLPVGHGAPQMSVWLGRLGVIDTESCSLADTLRDGEQAR, encoded by the coding sequence ATGCAGCAAGGTGACACCGTCGCGATCGTCTCGCCGTCGGGGCCGCCCGACCCCGTCCTGCTCGAACGCGGCGTCCAGCGGCTGGAGAGCCTCGGGCTGAAGGTGACGGTCGGCGCGCACGCCCTCGACCGGCAGGAGCTCGACTACCTGGCGGGCGGCGACGCCGCCCGGGCCGCCGACCTGCAGGCCGCCTGGTGCGATCCGGCGGTCTCCACGGTGTTCTGCTCCCGCGGCGGGTACGGCGCCGCCCGGCTGCTCGACCTGCTCGACTGGGACGCCATGCGAGGCGCCGGTTCCAAGGTCCTCGTCGGGTCGAGCGACATCACGGCGCTGCACAACGCGTTCGCCATCGAGCTGGGCGTGCCCACGCTGCACGGCCCGATGGCGGCCTGTGAGGTCCTGGCCGGCGAGCGGGGCCCCGAGCCGAGCAGCTGGGAGAGCCTGCAGGCGGCGCTCTCCGGCACGCCCGCGCCCGTGCGCGGGGATCGGGTGCTGGCGCCGGGCCGGGCCGAGGGGGTGTTGTCCGGGGGCAACCTGTCGCTGCTGGCGTCCATGTGCGGCACCCGGTGGCAGCCGTCGTTCGCCGGCAAGATCGCGTTCCTGGAGGACATCGGGGAGGAGCCGTACCGGATCGACCGCATGCTGACCCAGTTGCTGCAGGCCGGGGCGTTCGACGGGGTGCGGGGGATCGCGCTCGGGTCGTGGGTGGACTGCGGCGACCCGTATCCGGTTCTCCACGACCGTCTGGGACCGCTCGGAGTGCCCGTTCTGGCGGGGCTTCCGGTGGGACACGGGGCACCTCAGATGAGTGTGTGGCTGGGGAGACTTGGGGTTATCGATACCGAATCGTGCTCGCTAGCTGACACGCTCCGGGATGGGGAGCAGGCAAGGTAG
- a CDS encoding rhamnogalacturonan acetylesterase, translated as MTAAILLAGDSTVASCPAFEAPMSGWGAQLGAYVGRPVRNFAKGGATTAGHRAEGLWAALLREVVPDDLVVIQFGHNDQKDPGLPYQDNLRAFVKEARGAGARPVLCTPVQRRRWESDRLVPTHGGYPDQVRALAAAEDVPLIDLTAATTELYERLGPEGSKTLFTHFPPGVHPLYPDGIADDTHFCFRGADEVARIVAERLKEFA; from the coding sequence ATGACGGCTGCGATCCTGCTGGCCGGGGACTCGACGGTGGCCTCGTGCCCGGCGTTCGAGGCGCCCATGTCGGGGTGGGGCGCGCAGCTCGGCGCCTACGTGGGCCGCCCGGTGCGCAACTTCGCCAAGGGCGGCGCCACCACGGCCGGCCACCGCGCCGAAGGGCTGTGGGCGGCGCTGCTGCGCGAGGTCGTGCCCGATGACCTGGTGGTGATCCAGTTCGGGCACAACGACCAGAAGGATCCCGGCCTGCCGTACCAGGACAACCTGCGCGCCTTCGTGAAGGAGGCGCGCGGGGCCGGGGCGCGGCCCGTCCTGTGCACGCCGGTGCAGCGGCGCCGGTGGGAGAGCGACCGGCTGGTCCCCACGCACGGCGGCTACCCCGACCAGGTCCGCGCGCTGGCCGCCGCCGAGGACGTACCGTTGATCGACCTGACCGCGGCCACCACCGAGCTGTACGAGCGGCTCGGCCCGGAGGGGTCCAAGACCCTGTTCACGCACTTCCCGCCCGGCGTGCACCCGCTCTACCCGGACGGGATCGCCGACGATACCCACTTCTGCTTCCGCGGCGCCGACGAGGTGGCGAGGATCGTCGCGGAGCGGCTGAAGGAGTTCGCATGA
- a CDS encoding helix-turn-helix domain-containing protein, giving the protein MAETLKKGTRVTGADREKLAGDLKKRYAAGESIRALAASTGRSYGFIHRILSESGVTLRGRGGATRGKSKR; this is encoded by the coding sequence GTGGCCGAGACACTGAAGAAGGGCACCCGGGTCACCGGGGCCGACCGGGAAAAACTGGCCGGCGATCTCAAGAAGCGCTACGCCGCGGGTGAGAGCATCCGCGCCCTGGCCGCTTCGACCGGTCGGTCCTACGGGTTCATCCACCGCATCCTGAGCGAGTCCGGTGTGACTCTGCGTGGGCGCGGCGGGGCGACCCGAGGCAAGTCCAAGCGCTGA
- a CDS encoding ABC transporter ATP-binding protein, whose product MAMMGGGFGPHVMASLRRDDSVTKQRLRPGTVRRIAGYARPYTKQIAAFLALVVAGAVIVIANPLLMKAIIDDGILPKRPDVVIGLAVAIAVLAVVDAGLTLVQRWFSARIGEGLIYDLRTEVFGHVQRMPVAFFMRAQTGALVSRLNTDVIGAQRALTSTLSSVVSNVVSLVLVLGAMLALSWQVTLVALVLLPIFIVPAKFVGRRMSALTREQMQLDAELSSVTTERFNVAGAMVAKLYGRPEDDAHVFGSRAARVRDVGVTVGMYGTVFRVALGLVAALATALVYGIGGVLSVSNVFELGTLVALAALLMRLYGPLTSLSNVHVDVMTALVSFDRVFEILDLQPMVAEKPGAVPVPDGPVTIEFDDVRFRYPAAEEVSLASLESVARQDTGPSYPVLKGVSFTARPGQMIALVGHSGAGKTTITSLVSRLYDVNEGAVRINGLDVRDATLASLRETVGVVMQDAHLYHDTIAANLRYARPEASDEEIWEALRAAQIGDLVESLPERLETVVGDRGYRLSGGEKQRLALARLLLKAPRVVVLDEATAHLDSESEAAVQKALKTALEGRTSLVIAHRLSTIREADEILVVHEGRVAERGRHEELLARAGLYAELYRTQFSTGDSPAA is encoded by the coding sequence ATGGCGATGATGGGCGGAGGCTTCGGGCCCCACGTGATGGCGTCGCTGCGCCGCGACGATTCGGTGACCAAGCAGCGGCTGCGCCCCGGCACGGTCCGGCGCATCGCCGGCTACGCCCGGCCGTACACGAAGCAGATCGCGGCGTTCCTGGCGCTCGTCGTGGCCGGCGCGGTCATCGTGATCGCCAACCCGCTGCTGATGAAGGCGATCATCGACGACGGCATCCTGCCCAAGCGGCCGGACGTCGTGATCGGGCTGGCGGTGGCGATCGCCGTGCTCGCTGTGGTGGACGCCGGGCTGACGCTGGTGCAGCGGTGGTTCTCGGCCCGCATCGGCGAGGGCCTGATCTACGACCTGCGCACCGAGGTGTTCGGCCACGTGCAGCGCATGCCGGTGGCGTTCTTCATGCGCGCGCAGACCGGCGCGCTGGTGAGCAGGCTCAACACCGACGTGATCGGCGCCCAGCGCGCGCTGACGAGCACGCTGTCGTCGGTCGTCTCCAACGTGGTCAGCCTGGTCCTCGTGCTGGGCGCCATGCTCGCCCTGTCGTGGCAGGTGACGCTGGTCGCCCTCGTCCTGTTGCCGATCTTCATCGTGCCGGCCAAGTTCGTCGGCCGCCGCATGTCGGCGCTGACCCGCGAGCAGATGCAGCTCGACGCCGAGCTGAGCTCCGTCACGACCGAGCGGTTCAACGTGGCCGGCGCCATGGTGGCCAAGCTCTACGGCCGCCCCGAGGACGACGCGCACGTGTTCGGCAGCCGCGCGGCCCGGGTGCGTGACGTCGGCGTGACCGTCGGCATGTACGGCACCGTGTTCCGGGTGGCGCTGGGCCTGGTCGCGGCGTTGGCCACGGCCCTCGTGTACGGCATCGGCGGCGTCCTGTCCGTCTCGAACGTCTTCGAACTGGGCACCCTGGTCGCCCTGGCCGCGCTGCTGATGCGCTTGTACGGCCCTCTCACGTCGCTGTCGAACGTGCACGTCGACGTGATGACCGCGCTCGTCAGCTTCGACCGCGTCTTCGAGATCCTCGACCTCCAGCCCATGGTGGCGGAGAAGCCCGGCGCCGTGCCGGTGCCGGACGGGCCGGTGACGATCGAGTTCGACGACGTGCGCTTCCGCTACCCGGCCGCCGAGGAGGTCTCGCTGGCCTCGCTGGAGTCGGTCGCCAGGCAGGACACGGGCCCGTCCTATCCCGTGCTGAAGGGCGTGTCGTTCACGGCCCGCCCCGGGCAGATGATCGCCCTGGTCGGCCACTCCGGCGCCGGCAAGACCACGATCACCTCACTGGTCTCCCGCCTCTACGACGTCAACGAGGGCGCCGTCCGGATCAACGGCCTCGACGTGCGCGACGCCACGCTCGCCTCGCTCCGCGAGACCGTGGGAGTGGTCATGCAGGACGCTCATCTCTACCACGACACGATCGCGGCCAACCTCCGCTATGCCAGGCCGGAGGCGAGTGATGAGGAGATCTGGGAGGCTCTCAGGGCCGCGCAGATCGGCGACCTCGTCGAGAGCCTGCCCGAGCGGCTCGAGACCGTGGTCGGCGACCGCGGCTACCGGCTGTCGGGCGGTGAGAAACAGCGGCTGGCGCTGGCCAGGCTGCTGCTCAAGGCGCCGCGTGTGGTCGTGCTCGACGAGGCCACCGCGCACCTGGACTCGGAGTCGGAGGCGGCGGTGCAGAAGGCGTTGAAGACCGCGCTGGAGGGGCGTACGTCGCTGGTCATCGCGCACCGGCTGTCGACCATCAGGGAGGCCGACGAGATCCTCGTCGTGCACGAGGGCCGCGTCGCCGAGCGCGGGCGCCACGAGGAGCTGCTGGCCCGCGCCGGCCTGTACGCCGAGCTCTACCGCACCCAGTTCAGCACTGGTGATAGCCCAGCCGCTTGA
- a CDS encoding carbohydrate ABC transporter permease: protein MSVNQYRSVGSRIFDAINIAVLVGLGMITLLPLLYVLAGSFASESEISSRTFFLWPEKFVTSTYEYIFATDVFIRALLTTIGVTLVGTVIQVALTLTMAYPLAKRYLPGRTLVLNLVIFTVVFSGGIIPTYLVVRDLGMLNSYWALILPLAINPFYLIIVKSFFQELPEALEEAARIDGATEMGVFFKIVLPLSKPIIATFSLFYAVGIWNDYMSPLLYIDDSSKWTLQVLVRQLTGADAQNALSALETVFFPTQGLKFAVVVIATLPILCFYPFLQKHFVKGVLIGSVKE from the coding sequence ATGTCTGTGAACCAATACCGCTCTGTGGGCAGCCGCATCTTCGACGCGATCAACATCGCCGTCCTCGTCGGGCTGGGGATGATCACGCTCCTGCCGCTGCTGTACGTCCTGGCCGGATCGTTCGCCTCGGAGTCGGAGATCTCCTCGCGGACGTTCTTCCTGTGGCCGGAGAAGTTCGTCACCAGCACCTACGAGTACATCTTCGCCACCGACGTGTTCATCAGGGCGCTGCTCACGACCATCGGGGTGACGCTCGTCGGTACGGTCATCCAGGTCGCGCTCACGCTCACCATGGCGTACCCGCTGGCCAAGCGGTACCTGCCGGGCCGCACCCTGGTGCTCAACCTGGTGATCTTCACGGTGGTGTTCAGCGGCGGCATCATCCCCACCTACCTCGTCGTCCGCGACCTGGGGATGCTCAACAGCTACTGGGCGCTGATCCTGCCGCTCGCGATCAACCCCTTCTACCTGATCATCGTCAAGAGCTTCTTCCAGGAGCTGCCCGAGGCGCTGGAGGAGGCGGCACGCATCGACGGCGCCACCGAGATGGGCGTCTTCTTCAAGATCGTCCTGCCGCTGTCCAAGCCGATCATCGCGACGTTCTCGCTGTTCTACGCCGTGGGCATCTGGAACGACTACATGTCGCCGCTGCTCTACATCGACGACTCCAGCAAGTGGACGCTGCAGGTGCTGGTGCGCCAGCTCACCGGCGCGGACGCGCAGAACGCGCTGTCGGCGCTGGAGACGGTGTTCTTCCCCACCCAGGGGCTCAAGTTCGCCGTCGTGGTCATCGCCACGCTGCCGATCCTGTGCTTCTACCCGTTCCTGCAGAAGCACTTCGTCAAGGGTGTGCTGATCGGATCGGTCAAGGAATGA
- a CDS encoding Tat pathway signal sequence domain protein, which translates to MTALRWLDRPGEQGVTWGVPWPRGAVEPDAPFALAGADGREVPVQSWVTATWPDGSVKWSAHAIGARPSATEYRLEPGREPATLPTPVTVAREDGVLTVGTGVVTWTIEESGGTLARSISRGSREIARDVRLVSLRQAEPTPDEGGPVAREQATGVVERVTVEQDGPVRAVVRLEGRHGDWLPFTVRLYFYAGAEDVRILHTFVWDGDPERDFLAGLGLRADVVMRDELHDRHVRLAGDQGFLTEAVRGLTGLRRDPGESVRRAQVAGRPCGEIDPEVGNRLHLIPAWNDYTLDQSSADGFTLRKRTAEGHAWVTIPPGTRSAGYGYVGGVSGGLGFGLRDFWRLHPTRLDIRNAATDLATATVWLWSPSAPAMDLRFYHDGMGQDTFAEQLEGLEVTYEDYEPGFGDAHGVARTHQLTLRAVDATPSSADLAACAAAMNEPGLLVATPERVREAGVFGIWELPDRSTPAHARIEDRLDFLFDLYVREREQRRWYGFWDYGDVMHTYDGDRHTWRYDIGGYAWDNSELSPDLWLWLQYLRTGRADVFRFAEAMTRHTGEVDVYHLGRWKGLGSRHNVQHWGCSCKQLRISNAAYRRFYYYLTADERTGDLMDELSVPEETFTIIDPQRKVRRDVYTPDPAALSVGLGTDWGSLAAAWLTRWERHGDERARDRLLGTMADIGALPQGFLTGDARLNLETGRFDTSTDRISVSHLSSLFGLPEICAELIALDLGIPGFERAWLDYCRLYLAPPEQQEAEAGQRLSGISLIQAHSRLTAYAAARTGDAGLAAWAWRKFALDEGDQLNTNPLQRQQNWELTLVDGPEVLSPVGEAPFVSTNDAAQYGLAAIHNLALIGKHLAER; encoded by the coding sequence ATGACAGCATTGCGCTGGCTGGACCGACCGGGGGAGCAGGGGGTGACCTGGGGAGTCCCGTGGCCGCGCGGCGCGGTCGAGCCGGACGCGCCGTTCGCCCTGGCCGGCGCGGACGGTCGCGAGGTGCCCGTGCAGAGCTGGGTGACCGCTACGTGGCCGGACGGCTCGGTCAAGTGGTCGGCCCACGCCATCGGCGCCCGGCCCAGCGCCACTGAGTACCGGCTGGAGCCGGGCCGCGAGCCCGCCACGCTCCCCACGCCTGTCACCGTCGCCCGCGAGGACGGCGTGCTGACTGTCGGCACGGGCGTGGTGACCTGGACGATCGAGGAGAGTGGCGGCACGCTGGCCCGGTCGATCTCGCGCGGGAGCCGCGAGATCGCCAGGGACGTCCGCCTCGTCAGCCTCCGTCAGGCCGAGCCCACTCCCGACGAGGGCGGCCCGGTGGCTCGCGAGCAGGCCACCGGCGTGGTCGAGCGGGTGACGGTCGAGCAGGACGGCCCCGTGCGGGCCGTGGTGCGCCTGGAGGGCCGGCACGGCGACTGGCTGCCGTTCACCGTGCGCCTGTACTTCTACGCCGGCGCCGAGGACGTGCGGATCCTGCACACGTTCGTCTGGGACGGCGACCCCGAGCGCGACTTCCTGGCCGGGCTTGGCCTGCGGGCCGACGTCGTCATGCGCGATGAGCTCCACGACCGGCACGTCCGGCTCGCCGGGGACCAGGGTTTCCTCACCGAGGCCGTGCGCGGCCTGACCGGGCTGCGCCGCGACCCCGGCGAGTCCGTACGCCGGGCGCAGGTCGCCGGCCGGCCGTGCGGCGAGATCGACCCGGAGGTCGGCAACCGCTTGCACCTCATCCCCGCCTGGAACGACTACACGCTCGACCAGAGCTCCGCCGACGGCTTCACGCTGCGCAAGCGCACCGCCGAAGGACACGCGTGGGTGACGATCCCGCCGGGCACCCGCTCGGCCGGCTACGGCTACGTCGGCGGCGTCAGCGGCGGCCTCGGCTTCGGCCTGCGCGATTTCTGGCGGCTGCACCCCACCCGCCTCGACATCAGGAACGCGGCCACCGATCTCGCCACCGCGACCGTCTGGTTGTGGTCGCCGTCGGCCCCCGCCATGGACCTGCGCTTCTACCACGACGGGATGGGCCAGGACACCTTCGCCGAGCAGTTGGAGGGTCTGGAGGTCACCTACGAGGACTACGAGCCGGGCTTCGGCGACGCCCACGGCGTGGCGCGTACCCACCAGCTGACCCTGCGCGCTGTCGACGCCACGCCCTCCTCGGCGGACCTGGCCGCCTGCGCGGCCGCCATGAACGAGCCGGGGCTGCTCGTCGCGACTCCCGAGCGGGTGCGCGAGGCCGGCGTGTTCGGCATCTGGGAGCTGCCCGACCGCTCCACGCCCGCGCACGCGCGGATCGAGGACCGCCTGGACTTCCTGTTCGACCTGTACGTCCGGGAACGCGAGCAACGCCGCTGGTACGGGTTCTGGGACTACGGCGACGTCATGCACACCTACGACGGGGATCGGCACACCTGGCGCTACGACATCGGCGGCTACGCCTGGGACAACTCCGAGCTCTCGCCCGACCTGTGGTTGTGGCTGCAATACCTGCGCACCGGCCGGGCCGACGTCTTCCGCTTCGCCGAGGCCATGACCCGGCACACCGGCGAGGTCGACGTCTACCACCTGGGCCGCTGGAAGGGCCTGGGCAGCCGGCACAACGTGCAGCACTGGGGCTGCAGCTGCAAGCAACTGCGCATCTCCAACGCCGCCTACCGGCGCTTCTACTACTACCTGACCGCCGACGAGCGCACCGGCGACCTGATGGACGAGCTCAGCGTGCCCGAGGAGACGTTCACGATCATCGACCCGCAGCGCAAGGTGCGTCGGGACGTCTACACCCCGGACCCGGCGGCGCTGTCGGTCGGGCTCGGCACCGACTGGGGCTCACTGGCGGCGGCCTGGCTCACGCGCTGGGAACGGCACGGCGACGAGCGGGCCCGAGACCGGCTGCTGGGCACGATGGCCGACATCGGCGCGCTGCCGCAGGGCTTCCTCACCGGCGACGCCCGGCTGAACCTGGAGACCGGTCGCTTCGACACCTCGACCGACAGGATCTCCGTCTCGCACCTGTCGTCGTTGTTCGGCCTGCCGGAGATCTGCGCCGAGCTCATCGCACTCGACCTGGGCATACCCGGGTTCGAGCGGGCGTGGCTGGACTACTGCCGCCTCTACCTCGCCCCGCCGGAGCAGCAGGAGGCCGAGGCAGGGCAGCGGCTGAGCGGCATCTCGCTGATCCAGGCGCACAGCAGGCTCACCGCGTACGCGGCCGCCCGCACCGGTGACGCCGGCCTGGCCGCGTGGGCGTGGCGGAAGTTCGCACTCGACGAGGGCGACCAGCTCAACACGAACCCGTTGCAGCGGCAGCAGAACTGGGAGCTGACGCTGGTGGACGGGCCTGAGGTGCTCTCGCCCGTAGGTGAGGCCCCGTTCGTCAGCACCAACGACGCCGCGCAGTACGGCCTGGCCGCCATCCACAACCTCGCCCTGATCGGCAAGCACCTGGCGGAGCGTTAA
- a CDS encoding enoyl-CoA hydratase/isomerase family protein, which produces MAEAEAQQRGGYAEDVSAERLAEIGLRFEVDGEIATITLDRPDKRNAQTFATWSALARIGESLPEQVRVVVVKGEGPSFSAGIDLRMFTPEGVPGQGSFSSAVKIGDAEFEQRIRQAQAGFLWLRRPEIVSIAAVQGHAIGAGFQLALACDLRIVADDVAFCMKEPALGLVPDLTGTKPLVELVGLAKAIDICLTARTVHADEAMRIGLVEKVVARGDLSQAVRDKAAELLSTNRDAAVATKRLLQGARSRTLEEQSVAEGLEQAARIKALFP; this is translated from the coding sequence ATGGCGGAAGCAGAGGCGCAGCAGCGTGGGGGGTATGCGGAGGACGTCTCAGCCGAGCGATTGGCGGAGATCGGGCTTCGCTTCGAGGTGGACGGTGAGATAGCGACGATCACGCTGGACCGGCCGGACAAGCGCAACGCGCAGACGTTCGCGACATGGTCGGCACTGGCTCGCATCGGCGAGAGCCTGCCCGAGCAGGTGCGCGTCGTCGTCGTGAAAGGTGAGGGACCGTCCTTCTCGGCAGGTATCGACCTGCGGATGTTCACACCTGAGGGAGTGCCCGGACAGGGCTCGTTCAGCTCGGCGGTCAAGATCGGGGACGCCGAGTTCGAGCAGCGCATCAGGCAGGCCCAGGCGGGGTTTCTGTGGCTGCGCCGCCCGGAGATCGTCTCCATCGCCGCAGTGCAAGGGCATGCGATCGGGGCGGGATTTCAACTCGCGCTCGCCTGCGACCTGCGGATCGTGGCCGATGATGTTGCGTTTTGCATGAAGGAGCCCGCACTGGGCCTGGTGCCCGATCTCACGGGGACCAAGCCCCTGGTGGAGCTGGTGGGCCTGGCCAAGGCGATCGACATCTGCCTGACGGCCAGGACCGTGCACGCGGACGAGGCCATGAGGATCGGCCTCGTGGAGAAAGTGGTCGCCCGGGGCGACCTGTCGCAAGCCGTACGAGACAAGGCCGCGGAGCTGCTGTCGACCAACCGGGACGCGGCTGTCGCGACCAAGCGACTCCTCCAGGGAGCGCGATCACGCACCCTGGAGGAGCAGAGCGTGGCAGAGGGCCTGGAGCAGGCCGCCCGCATCAAGGCCCTCTTCCCCTGA
- a CDS encoding ABC-F family ATP-binding cassette domain-containing protein: MIIANDIELRAGARLLIEKATFRVNAGDKVGLVGRNGAGKTTLTKVLAGEALPAAGSVTTSGSVGYLPQDPRTGDLQVLARDRILSARGLDEVLRKLREAELGMSSADERTREKAVKRYGRLEDQMHVLGGYAAEAEAASIASSLGLPDRVLTQPLQTLSGGQRRRVELARILFSGAETLLLDEPTNHLDADSIGWLRDFLRSHQGGLVIISHDVDLLEATVNKVLHLDANRSVIDHYNVGWKAYLAQRETDEKRRKRERANAEKQAGALLAQADKMRAKATKAKAAQDMMRRAHRLLAGTEEERKSDKVARLRFPEPQPCGRTPLMAEGLSKSYGSLEVFTDVNVAIDRGHRVVILGLNGAGKTTLLRLLGGIEEPDTGEIRPGHGLKVGYYAQEHETLDSGRTLLENMRSAGGEFTDTELRKVLGSFLFTGDDVDKPAGVLSGGEKTRLALAMLVLSSANVLLLDEPTNNLDPVSREQVLNALRSYSGAIVLVTHDEGAVDALSPDRVILLPDGTEDAWSDEFSDLVALA; this comes from the coding sequence ATGATCATCGCCAATGATATCGAGCTGCGCGCGGGCGCGCGCCTGCTCATCGAGAAAGCCACCTTCCGGGTCAACGCCGGGGACAAGGTCGGGCTCGTCGGCCGCAACGGCGCGGGCAAGACGACGTTGACCAAGGTCCTCGCGGGCGAGGCGCTGCCCGCCGCGGGCTCGGTCACCACCAGCGGCAGCGTGGGCTACCTGCCGCAGGACCCGCGCACCGGCGACCTGCAGGTGCTGGCCCGTGACCGCATCCTGTCCGCGCGCGGGCTCGACGAGGTGCTGCGCAAGCTGCGTGAGGCGGAGCTCGGCATGTCGTCGGCCGATGAGCGCACGCGGGAGAAGGCGGTCAAGCGGTACGGCCGGCTCGAGGACCAGATGCACGTCCTGGGCGGCTACGCGGCCGAGGCAGAGGCGGCCTCCATCGCCTCCAGCCTCGGATTGCCGGACAGGGTGCTGACACAGCCGTTGCAAACGCTTTCCGGGGGGCAGCGCAGGCGCGTGGAATTGGCGCGCATTCTTTTCAGCGGGGCGGAAACTCTCCTTCTCGACGAGCCGACAAACCACCTAGATGCGGACTCAATCGGGTGGCTTCGTGATTTTTTGCGATCTCATCAGGGCGGCTTGGTGATCATCAGCCATGACGTCGACCTTCTTGAAGCGACGGTCAACAAGGTCCTGCACCTGGACGCCAACCGGTCGGTGATCGATCACTACAACGTCGGCTGGAAGGCATATCTGGCCCAGCGGGAGACCGACGAGAAGCGCCGCAAGCGCGAGCGCGCCAACGCCGAGAAACAGGCCGGCGCGCTGCTGGCGCAGGCCGACAAGATGCGTGCCAAGGCCACCAAGGCGAAGGCCGCCCAGGACATGATGCGCCGTGCGCACCGCCTGCTGGCCGGCACCGAGGAGGAGCGCAAGAGCGACAAGGTCGCGCGGCTGCGCTTCCCCGAGCCGCAGCCGTGCGGGCGCACCCCGCTCATGGCCGAGGGCCTGTCCAAGTCGTACGGCTCGCTGGAGGTCTTCACCGACGTCAACGTGGCCATCGACCGCGGTCACAGAGTCGTCATCCTCGGGCTGAACGGCGCGGGCAAGACCACGTTGCTGCGCCTGCTCGGCGGCATCGAGGAGCCCGACACCGGCGAGATCCGCCCGGGCCACGGCCTCAAGGTCGGCTATTACGCGCAGGAGCACGAAACCCTCGACTCCGGGCGGACGCTGCTGGAGAACATGCGCTCGGCCGGCGGCGAGTTCACCGACACCGAGTTGCGCAAGGTGCTCGGCTCGTTCCTGTTCACCGGCGACGACGTCGACAAGCCCGCCGGAGTCCTGTCCGGCGGCGAGAAGACCCGGCTGGCGCTGGCCATGCTGGTGCTCTCGAGCGCCAACGTCCTCCTTCTCGACGAGCCCACGAACAACCTCGATCCGGTCAGCCGCGAGCAGGTTCTCAACGCTCTAAGGTCGTATTCAGGAGCAATCGTCCTAGTCACACATGACGAGGGTGCCGTTGACGCCCTGTCACCGGATAGGGTGATCTTGCTACCTGACGGAACTGAAGACGCGTGGAGCGACGAATTTTCCGATCTTGTGGCACTTGCCTGA